A window from Listeria seeligeri serovar 1/2b str. SLCC3954 encodes these proteins:
- the hisS gene encoding histidine--tRNA ligase has product MQLPRGTRDILPEEVTKWHFLEAAFAAVCENYQYEEIRTPIFEHTELFERGVGDSTDIVSKEMYTFQDKGGRSLTLRPEGTASVVRAFVEHKLYGAVSQPIKMYYNEPMFRYERPQGGRQRQFTQMGIEAIGSDDPAIDVEVISLAMEFFKRIGLRNIKLVINSLGDKESRLKHREALVSHFEPHIDEFCAECQVRLHKNPLRILDCKKDHDNPLIQTAPSILDYLNEESVAYFNQVQTYLNALEISFEIDPTMVRGLDYYNHTTFEIMSEEEGFGAKTTLCGGGRYHGLVKEFGGPDTPGIGFGIGVERILLALEKADVKIPAKKPLEVYVITAQPEAELKAVTLVNELRKNGISAEKDYLKRKLKAQLKDANRKNAVYTIILGEEELQTGNYQLKNMETGEQETVFEDTLETVLIEKLTNTKEEK; this is encoded by the coding sequence ATGCAATTACCAAGAGGGACGCGTGATATTTTACCAGAAGAGGTGACAAAATGGCATTTTTTAGAAGCAGCATTTGCGGCTGTTTGTGAAAACTACCAATATGAAGAGATCCGGACGCCGATTTTTGAGCATACAGAGTTATTTGAGCGCGGCGTTGGTGATTCAACGGATATCGTCTCTAAAGAAATGTACACTTTTCAAGACAAAGGTGGTAGAAGTCTCACTTTGCGACCAGAGGGAACGGCTTCTGTGGTTCGAGCTTTCGTGGAGCACAAATTATACGGTGCGGTGAGCCAGCCGATTAAAATGTACTATAATGAACCAATGTTTCGCTATGAGCGTCCACAAGGCGGGAGACAACGCCAATTTACTCAAATGGGCATAGAGGCAATTGGAAGTGACGATCCAGCCATTGACGTGGAAGTTATCTCACTCGCGATGGAGTTCTTTAAACGAATCGGTTTGCGTAATATCAAATTAGTCATTAATAGCCTTGGCGATAAAGAAAGTCGGTTAAAACATCGTGAGGCGTTAGTTAGTCATTTCGAGCCACATATAGATGAATTTTGTGCAGAGTGCCAAGTGAGATTGCACAAAAATCCATTACGTATTTTAGACTGTAAAAAAGATCATGATAATCCACTTATCCAAACTGCACCATCAATTTTAGATTATTTAAATGAAGAATCTGTGGCTTATTTTAATCAAGTTCAAACCTACTTAAATGCGCTGGAAATCTCTTTTGAAATTGATCCAACCATGGTGCGTGGCCTTGATTATTACAACCATACTACTTTTGAAATCATGAGTGAAGAAGAGGGATTTGGTGCGAAAACAACGCTTTGTGGTGGTGGAAGATATCATGGTTTGGTCAAAGAATTTGGTGGACCTGATACTCCGGGAATTGGTTTTGGAATAGGGGTAGAGCGGATCTTATTAGCGCTTGAAAAAGCAGATGTTAAAATTCCAGCAAAAAAACCATTAGAAGTGTATGTTATTACTGCACAACCGGAAGCGGAATTAAAGGCAGTAACATTAGTAAACGAATTACGTAAAAATGGTATTAGCGCCGAAAAAGATTATTTAAAACGAAAACTAAAAGCTCAATTAAAAGATGCTAATCGAAAAAATGCCGTTTACACAATTATTCTTGGTGAAGAAGAGTTGCAAACCGGAAATTACCAATTAAAGAATATGGAAACAGGTGAACAAGAAACAGTTTTTGAAGATACACTAGAAACAGTTTTAATTGAGAAATTAACAAATACCAAGGAGGAGAAGTAA
- a CDS encoding N-acetylmuramoyl-L-alanine amidase → MKNKFIFITVVSILLIAAGIVTTIAMANANSVVVKAEVLNVRSGPGLAYDVTSQARKNEVLRVVGEENQWYKVQLDNGNSGWVASWLVENTDVSAASNSVAIVNSDGGLNVREKPSTSSKSLGLLNNGDQVTVTSQQDGWAQIQYQGKNAWVSSDYLTIRESATKVDESELQTVTIREDSTNIRNEASRDGEVIEKANSGQSFAIQGVQGDWYQIRTTSGDTGYVANWVVDVSDKGQTATPKSKTTKLSEATIVIDPGHGGNDPGAKGAGGTVEKEMTLKTAKKLKSKLEATGAKVILTRDSDEYVSLKSRTNKAAKNNADVFISLHFDSLEDSNSGVSGQTTYYYDNSDKALAESINASLGKELPTSNRGSRVGDYYVLRENSQPAVLLELGYLSSAKDEQNINSASYRSSIADAVVDGLSDYFSN, encoded by the coding sequence ATGAAGAATAAATTCATTTTTATTACCGTTGTCTCCATTTTATTGATTGCAGCAGGTATTGTCACAACAATTGCTATGGCGAACGCAAATTCCGTCGTCGTAAAAGCAGAAGTCTTAAATGTCCGCAGCGGTCCTGGTTTGGCCTACGATGTAACGAGCCAAGCCAGAAAAAATGAAGTACTCCGGGTAGTCGGTGAAGAAAATCAGTGGTACAAGGTTCAATTAGATAATGGTAATAGCGGTTGGGTTGCAAGCTGGTTAGTTGAAAATACAGACGTCAGCGCAGCAAGTAACAGTGTTGCTATTGTCAACTCGGATGGTGGTTTAAACGTACGTGAAAAACCAAGTACCTCAAGTAAATCACTTGGCTTACTAAATAACGGTGATCAAGTAACCGTAACAAGCCAACAAGATGGCTGGGCGCAAATCCAATATCAAGGAAAAAACGCTTGGGTTAGTTCCGATTACTTAACCATTCGTGAATCTGCTACAAAAGTAGATGAAAGCGAACTACAAACCGTAACAATTCGGGAAGACTCCACTAATATTCGAAACGAAGCCAGCCGAGATGGTGAGGTAATCGAGAAAGCCAATTCGGGTCAAAGTTTTGCAATTCAAGGAGTTCAAGGTGACTGGTACCAAATTCGGACGACAAGTGGTGATACAGGTTACGTTGCTAACTGGGTTGTCGATGTGTCTGATAAAGGCCAAACAGCAACTCCGAAAAGTAAAACAACAAAATTATCTGAGGCTACGATTGTAATTGATCCTGGTCACGGTGGGAATGATCCAGGTGCAAAAGGCGCAGGTGGAACAGTTGAAAAAGAAATGACTTTAAAAACTGCGAAGAAATTGAAGTCCAAACTCGAAGCAACTGGTGCTAAAGTAATTTTAACTAGAGATAGTGATGAATATGTCTCCTTAAAATCACGAACCAATAAAGCTGCCAAAAATAATGCCGATGTCTTTATCAGTCTTCATTTTGATAGTCTAGAGGATAGCAATTCTGGTGTTAGCGGTCAAACAACTTATTATTATGATAATAGTGATAAAGCTCTCGCTGAAAGCATTAATGCAAGTCTCGGAAAAGAACTCCCTACTTCTAATCGCGGTTCAAGAGTTGGCGATTATTATGTATTAAGAGAAAATTCTCAGCCTGCTGTGTTGCTTGAGCTTGGATATCTAAGTTCCGCAAAAGACGAACAAAATATTAATTCCGCTTCTTATCGAAGTAGTATTGCGGATGCCGTGGTTGACGGATTATCCGATTACTTCTCTAATTAA
- the dtd gene encoding D-aminoacyl-tRNA deacylase: MRVLLQRCYEASVSVEEEVISEIAGGLCLLVGFTHSDTPEIVDYMAKKVTGLRIFEDESEKMNISLAERGGAILSVSQFTLYADTTKGKRPSFTKSAPGDKAEALYDLFNTKLSAAGFVVETGVFGAFMDVKIVNHGPVTIMLDSEEMRK; this comes from the coding sequence ATGCGGGTGCTACTTCAAAGGTGTTATGAGGCGTCAGTAAGCGTAGAAGAAGAAGTAATAAGTGAGATTGCGGGTGGTCTTTGCTTGCTTGTTGGTTTTACGCATAGTGATACACCAGAAATAGTCGATTATATGGCAAAAAAAGTCACTGGTTTACGAATTTTTGAAGATGAATCAGAGAAAATGAATATTTCTTTAGCGGAGCGTGGTGGCGCTATTTTAAGTGTTTCTCAGTTCACCTTATATGCGGACACTACAAAAGGCAAACGACCTAGCTTTACGAAATCAGCACCAGGAGACAAGGCAGAAGCACTTTATGATTTATTTAACACCAAGCTTTCGGCGGCAGGGTTTGTCGTCGAGACTGGCGTGTTTGGCGCTTTTATGGATGTGAAAATTGTCAACCATGGCCCGGTCACTATCATGCTCGACTCAGAAGAAATGCGCAAATGA
- a CDS encoding RelA/SpoT family protein yields the protein MAKEQNLTAEQVIDMASHYMNQEHLALVKKAYEFARDSHKEQFRKSGEPYIIHPIQVAGILVELKMDPSTVASGFLHDVVEDTPVTLADLEEEFGSEVAMLVDGVTKLGKIKYKSHEEQQAENHRKMFIAMAQDIRVILIKLADRLHNMRTLKHLPVEKQRRIANETLEIFAPLAHRLGISRVKWELEDTALRYLNPQQYYRIVHLMKQKRDARERYLHDVIDGVNENLDELNIQADISGRPKHIYSIYRKMSEQNKQFNEIYDLLAVRIVVSSIKDCYAVLGIIHTRWKPMPGRFKDYIAMPKSNMYQSIHTTVIGPQGEPLEVQIRTHEMHQIAEYGVAAHWAYKEGKVVNSKTSFDNKLTWFREILEYQNESDNAEEFMESLKLDLFSDVVYVFTPKGDVYELPNGSVPLDFAYRVHTEIGNKTIGAKINGKIVTLDYKLKTGDIIDILTSKHSYGPSRDWLKLVQTSQARNKIKQFFKRQAKEENVEKGRDLVEKEIRQLGFEPKKIMLPENLRKLADKLNFSHEDDLFAAVGYNGITALQVANRLTEKLRKERELEAETEKLLTQAENKPSNSDANNEKLKIKHNAGVVVQGVGNLLIRLSRCCNPVPGDEIVGYITKGRGISIHRQDCPNVQAIEAERLIEVDWEDADSQAKNDYNVDIEIYGYNRNGLLNDILQVINSLTSNINGVNAKVDNNKMATLVVTLQIHNINHLQRVVDKIKQIPDVYTVRRLMN from the coding sequence ATGGCGAAAGAACAAAATCTGACAGCTGAGCAAGTTATCGATATGGCTTCTCATTATATGAATCAGGAACATCTTGCGCTTGTAAAAAAAGCGTATGAATTTGCGCGCGATTCTCATAAAGAACAGTTTCGTAAATCAGGTGAGCCGTATATTATTCATCCAATTCAAGTTGCTGGCATTTTAGTAGAATTAAAAATGGATCCTTCGACAGTTGCATCAGGTTTTTTGCATGATGTCGTAGAGGATACCCCGGTTACACTGGCAGATTTAGAAGAAGAATTTGGCAGTGAAGTTGCTATGCTTGTAGATGGGGTTACCAAACTTGGTAAAATTAAATATAAATCACATGAAGAACAACAAGCGGAGAATCACAGGAAAATGTTTATTGCCATGGCGCAAGATATCCGTGTTATTCTTATTAAACTTGCCGACCGTTTGCATAATATGCGCACATTAAAACATCTACCAGTTGAAAAGCAACGTCGAATTGCTAATGAAACGTTAGAAATTTTTGCACCGCTTGCGCACAGACTAGGAATATCCCGTGTGAAATGGGAGTTAGAAGATACGGCGTTACGGTATTTAAACCCACAACAATATTACCGAATCGTTCACTTGATGAAGCAAAAGCGTGATGCAAGAGAGCGTTATTTACATGATGTGATTGATGGCGTTAATGAAAACTTGGATGAACTTAATATTCAAGCCGACATTTCTGGAAGACCAAAACATATCTATTCCATTTACCGAAAGATGAGCGAACAAAACAAACAATTTAACGAAATTTATGATTTGCTTGCGGTCCGAATTGTAGTTAGCAGCATCAAAGATTGTTATGCTGTCCTTGGAATCATCCACACGCGCTGGAAACCGATGCCAGGTCGCTTTAAAGACTATATTGCTATGCCTAAGTCGAATATGTATCAATCCATCCATACGACCGTTATCGGACCTCAAGGCGAGCCGCTCGAAGTTCAAATCCGTACACATGAAATGCATCAAATTGCAGAATACGGGGTTGCGGCACATTGGGCGTACAAAGAAGGTAAAGTTGTCAATTCAAAAACCTCTTTTGATAATAAATTAACTTGGTTCCGAGAAATTTTAGAATATCAAAATGAATCGGATAATGCCGAGGAGTTCATGGAAAGCTTAAAACTCGATTTATTTTCAGATGTGGTCTATGTCTTCACACCAAAAGGGGACGTCTACGAACTTCCAAATGGTTCCGTACCGCTTGATTTTGCCTACCGTGTGCATACAGAAATCGGGAATAAAACAATTGGTGCGAAAATTAACGGAAAAATTGTCACCTTAGATTATAAGTTGAAAACAGGCGATATTATTGACATTTTGACGTCAAAACATTCCTATGGACCGAGCCGCGACTGGTTGAAACTCGTTCAAACTTCTCAAGCTAGAAACAAAATCAAGCAATTCTTTAAACGACAAGCAAAAGAAGAAAACGTCGAAAAAGGCCGCGATTTAGTCGAAAAAGAAATTAGACAGCTTGGATTTGAACCGAAGAAAATTATGTTACCAGAAAATCTACGTAAGTTAGCCGACAAATTAAACTTTTCGCATGAAGATGATCTTTTTGCTGCAGTTGGCTATAACGGTATTACGGCCTTGCAAGTGGCCAATCGTTTAACCGAAAAACTTCGAAAAGAACGTGAATTAGAAGCGGAAACGGAAAAATTACTTACGCAAGCTGAAAACAAACCATCTAATTCAGATGCTAACAATGAAAAACTAAAAATTAAACACAATGCTGGAGTGGTTGTTCAAGGTGTAGGGAACTTACTCATTCGCCTTTCTAGATGTTGTAATCCAGTGCCTGGGGATGAAATCGTTGGTTATATTACCAAAGGACGAGGAATCTCCATTCACCGTCAAGATTGCCCAAATGTTCAAGCAATCGAAGCAGAGCGCTTAATTGAAGTAGACTGGGAAGACGCAGATTCGCAAGCAAAAAATGATTATAACGTGGATATCGAAATCTATGGTTATAATCGTAATGGCTTACTAAATGATATTTTGCAAGTCATCAATAGTTTGACTTCAAATATCAATGGTGTGAATGCTAAAGTAGACAATAATAAAATGGCAACGCTTGTTGTCACGCTTCAAATTCATAATATTAATCATTTACAACGAGTGGTAGATAAAATCAAACAAATTCCTGATGTATATACAGTGAGACGATTAATGAATTAA
- a CDS encoding adenine phosphoribosyltransferase: MEIKDLENYVAIVNDWPKKGIVFKDITPLMNDGEAYRFATDKIVEYAKELKIDIIVGPEARGFIIGCPVAYALGIGFAPVRKPGKLPRETVEMEYDLEYGTNKLSMHSDAIQPGQRVLITDDLLATGGTIEATIKLVEELGGIVAGCAFLIELKELEGHKKLNGYDRLILMKL; this comes from the coding sequence ATGGAAATTAAAGATCTAGAAAATTATGTGGCGATTGTAAATGATTGGCCGAAAAAAGGAATAGTTTTTAAAGATATCACCCCATTAATGAATGACGGTGAAGCATATCGTTTTGCTACAGACAAAATCGTTGAATATGCGAAAGAATTAAAAATAGACATCATCGTAGGTCCAGAAGCACGCGGCTTTATTATTGGGTGTCCAGTTGCGTATGCGCTCGGAATTGGTTTTGCTCCAGTTCGTAAACCTGGCAAATTACCTCGTGAAACGGTTGAAATGGAATATGATTTAGAGTATGGTACGAATAAATTATCTATGCACAGTGATGCAATCCAACCAGGTCAACGTGTATTAATTACGGATGACTTGCTTGCGACTGGTGGAACTATTGAAGCTACAATTAAATTAGTAGAAGAACTAGGAGGCATCGTTGCTGGATGTGCTTTCTTAATCGAATTAAAAGAATTAGAAGGACACAAAAAATTAAACGGCTATGATCGCTTAATTCTAATGAAATTATAA
- the recJ gene encoding single-stranded-DNA-specific exonuclease RecJ, which produces MIDSKYLWNIEEAEEEKAVQLAEQLKISLPLAKLLWKRKITTQGQFDKFFHPEKYQSYDPFLFAEMDVAVARIKQAIELEQQILVYGDYDADGVTSIAVLMKTLRHLGANADFYIPNRFTEGYGPNVAAFDMAKKQGIDLIITVDNGIAALEVMTHAKEIGLDVIVTDHHEPREVMPEAVAVIHPKHPNSAYPFDELAGVGVAYKLSHALLGEEPKELLDLVAVGTVADLVSLTDENRLLVQLGLRQLREGANIGLGVLAKKASLKLEEATEETIGFGLAPRLNAIGRLGPADPAADLLLTEDPEEALFLAEEIDDANKERKQIVVDTTKLAMEAIEAKDNLGKVLVVSGEGWNTGILGIVASKLVSVYSRPAIVLGIDSVTGIAKGSGRSIESFHLYQALDKHRDLMTAFGGHPMAAGLTLPAENLAELELKLQEEASLLAEEDFRPALKIEERINLADVTVSFIAQLEKLAPFGMDNPKPIFLLEGMHLKGTKRIGADKTHLKTMLEAKESDATLDAIGFGVGDLVEKISPSADVDVVGELSINEWNNIKKPQLRMMDVRIPHWQLFDVRSKTEWSRILQEKVDSRTYICFEERTAATLSNQNHILVDSDFKANIQTEELVFADIPANIDLIEEIVREIKPARIFVHFDAAEGNQIPAIPDRKAFAELYSLIKKFQPFPLEKYTPRLIQKFGWNKEQIDFMSNVFFDLEFAKMESGQIIVNQVVGKRNLDESLVYQQKVAEITTRKKLLYSNYSELHSWMKSMMETSIYPNAEELENGN; this is translated from the coding sequence GTGATTGATTCAAAATACTTATGGAATATTGAGGAAGCTGAAGAAGAGAAGGCAGTTCAACTAGCAGAACAACTAAAAATATCACTTCCACTTGCAAAGCTACTTTGGAAAAGAAAAATAACAACGCAAGGACAATTCGATAAATTTTTCCACCCAGAAAAATATCAAAGTTATGACCCATTTTTATTTGCGGAGATGGACGTTGCAGTTGCTAGGATTAAGCAAGCAATTGAACTAGAACAGCAAATTCTCGTATATGGGGATTATGATGCAGATGGAGTTACAAGTATTGCTGTCTTAATGAAAACGTTGCGGCATTTAGGTGCAAATGCTGATTTTTATATACCAAATCGTTTTACAGAAGGGTATGGTCCTAATGTTGCCGCTTTTGATATGGCGAAAAAACAAGGTATAGATTTAATTATTACTGTGGATAATGGGATTGCTGCACTCGAAGTAATGACACATGCCAAAGAAATCGGCCTAGACGTCATAGTAACAGATCATCACGAACCACGGGAAGTTATGCCTGAAGCAGTTGCCGTTATTCATCCGAAACACCCTAATTCTGCCTATCCATTTGATGAATTAGCTGGTGTTGGAGTTGCCTATAAATTATCTCATGCACTCCTTGGTGAAGAACCAAAAGAATTACTTGATTTAGTAGCAGTTGGAACAGTTGCTGATTTAGTTTCGTTGACGGATGAAAACCGTCTACTCGTGCAGTTAGGTTTGCGTCAGTTACGAGAAGGAGCGAACATTGGTTTAGGAGTTTTGGCCAAGAAAGCAAGCTTAAAACTAGAAGAAGCCACCGAGGAAACGATTGGCTTTGGTTTAGCGCCTAGACTGAATGCAATAGGACGTCTTGGTCCAGCTGATCCCGCGGCCGACTTACTGTTAACGGAAGATCCAGAAGAAGCACTCTTTTTGGCAGAAGAAATTGATGATGCCAACAAAGAGCGTAAGCAAATTGTTGTAGATACAACCAAACTTGCGATGGAAGCAATTGAAGCAAAGGATAACCTTGGAAAAGTATTAGTAGTTAGTGGCGAGGGTTGGAATACTGGCATTCTTGGTATTGTAGCGTCTAAGTTAGTTAGTGTCTATTCAAGACCTGCCATTGTTCTAGGTATTGATTCTGTAACTGGAATTGCCAAAGGATCAGGTCGTAGTATTGAGTCATTTCATTTATATCAAGCACTTGATAAACACCGTGATTTAATGACTGCTTTCGGTGGTCACCCCATGGCAGCTGGACTTACTTTGCCAGCAGAGAATTTGGCTGAATTAGAATTGAAACTGCAAGAAGAAGCAAGTCTCCTTGCTGAAGAAGATTTTCGCCCGGCTTTAAAAATAGAAGAGCGTATCAACTTAGCTGATGTCACGGTCTCGTTCATTGCTCAATTAGAAAAACTAGCCCCATTTGGTATGGACAACCCAAAACCAATTTTTCTTTTAGAAGGAATGCATTTAAAAGGAACTAAAAGAATTGGCGCGGATAAAACACATCTAAAAACAATGCTTGAGGCAAAAGAAAGTGATGCAACACTTGATGCGATTGGTTTTGGTGTAGGGGATTTAGTAGAGAAAATTTCTCCGTCAGCTGATGTGGATGTTGTTGGGGAACTATCCATAAATGAGTGGAACAATATTAAAAAACCGCAACTGCGAATGATGGACGTTCGTATTCCGCACTGGCAACTATTTGATGTGCGGAGTAAGACAGAATGGTCACGAATTCTTCAAGAAAAAGTCGATTCGCGCACCTATATATGTTTTGAAGAGCGAACTGCTGCTACACTTAGTAATCAAAACCATATTTTAGTAGATTCAGATTTCAAAGCAAATATTCAAACTGAAGAGCTCGTATTTGCTGATATTCCAGCTAATATCGATTTAATTGAAGAAATTGTCCGCGAAATAAAACCAGCGCGCATTTTTGTTCATTTTGATGCAGCAGAAGGAAATCAAATTCCAGCAATACCAGATCGTAAGGCGTTCGCTGAGCTATATAGTTTAATAAAGAAATTCCAACCATTTCCACTTGAAAAGTACACCCCACGCCTAATACAAAAATTTGGTTGGAACAAAGAACAAATTGATTTTATGTCAAACGTGTTTTTTGATTTAGAATTTGCTAAAATGGAAAGTGGTCAGATTATCGTAAACCAAGTCGTTGGAAAACGTAATCTGGATGAGTCACTAGTTTATCAACAGAAGGTAGCAGAAATTACTACTCGAAAAAAATTGTTATACTCCAACTACAGCGAGCTTCATAGTTGGATGAAGTCAATGATGGAAACATCAATTTACCCGAATGCGGAGGAACTTGAAAATGGAAATTAA
- a CDS encoding LapA family protein — protein MKENKIQWQVIVGIIIALIIAIFAVINVDPVEVNFLFVQADWPLILIVLGSVLCGCLIIFFLNIAKSRNMKKKLKQLTTEKSELERQLAAAKAMKTHSSKVETRQPENTENVTK, from the coding sequence ATGAAAGAAAATAAAATACAATGGCAAGTGATTGTTGGAATTATCATCGCACTAATTATTGCCATATTTGCTGTTATCAATGTCGATCCAGTCGAAGTTAATTTCTTATTTGTCCAAGCGGATTGGCCATTAATCCTAATTGTTTTAGGTTCTGTTCTTTGTGGTTGTTTGATAATCTTCTTCCTCAATATTGCTAAATCTCGTAATATGAAAAAGAAATTAAAACAACTAACAACTGAAAAATCAGAGCTAGAACGTCAATTAGCAGCTGCAAAAGCAATGAAAACTCACTCTTCAAAAGTAGAAACACGCCAACCTGAAAATACAGAAAATGTAACTAAATAA
- the secDF gene encoding protein translocase subunit SecDF has translation MVKKSKIVIFFLVVAIIFGAVFGTAKMVMQNINLGLDLQGGFEVLYEVSPADGEGTVSKQTMTDTVTALDKRINSLGVAEPSIQIEGSNRIRVQLAGVTDQAEARKMLSTTAQLSFRDANDKMMMNGSDLVAGGAKQAFDSTNKPIVTLKLKSADKFADVTKTILAEAPDNQLVIWLDWKEGQKYKTEREKKNPAYLSAPNVSSVLDTDKVEISGNFTTEEAKDLADLLNAGALPVQMKEVYSTSVGAQFGQDALQETILAGIIGVIAIFIFMMAVYRLPGVVASITLVAYTYLVLLILSLLHATLTLPGIAGLILGIGMAVDANVITYERIKEEIKVGRSTKAAFEVGGKEAFRAILDGNLTTLIVAGVLFYFGTSSIKGFATVLIISILVSFLTAVWGSRFLLGLLVKSNWLNNKPGFFAVRRKDIHNLHEGINSFNLKTHFDRFDFVKHHRMFLSIFTGIVIIGIIILSVFRLNLGIDFASGTRAEISADKTLTETQIKKDLNDIGMPSDDIVFQGADSKTAVVSYKGTLSQDDVAKFKSYFEDKYKHEPSISTVSPTVGKELAKNGFLALGVASILIVLYIAVRFEFYMGIAAILSLLFDAFVIFIFFSVTRLEVDLTFIAAVLTVIGYSINDTIVTADRVRDISMKMQRFKTQEEIAGAVNKALRQTFTRSINTILTVIFTVLALVLFGSESILNFSIALLVGLVSSVFSSIFMAMQLWYVFKARQLRKKGPISTVKKKKQRNNGQPVI, from the coding sequence ATGGTAAAAAAGAGTAAGATAGTTATTTTCTTTCTAGTAGTTGCAATTATCTTTGGTGCTGTATTTGGTACCGCAAAAATGGTTATGCAAAACATCAATCTTGGCCTAGATCTTCAAGGTGGGTTTGAAGTTCTTTATGAAGTTTCACCAGCAGACGGGGAAGGAACTGTATCTAAGCAAACTATGACAGATACGGTTACAGCACTCGACAAACGGATTAACTCATTAGGAGTTGCTGAACCAAGTATTCAAATCGAAGGAAGTAACCGCATTCGTGTTCAACTTGCTGGGGTAACTGACCAAGCTGAAGCGAGAAAAATGCTATCCACAACTGCACAATTATCATTTAGAGATGCTAATGACAAAATGATGATGAACGGTAGTGATCTTGTAGCAGGCGGAGCAAAACAAGCTTTTGACTCCACTAATAAGCCAATCGTTACGCTAAAATTAAAAAGCGCAGATAAATTTGCGGATGTAACAAAAACCATTTTAGCAGAGGCGCCAGATAACCAATTAGTTATTTGGTTAGATTGGAAAGAAGGACAAAAGTACAAAACAGAACGTGAAAAGAAAAATCCTGCTTACTTATCTGCACCAAATGTAAGTAGTGTGCTTGATACAGATAAAGTAGAGATTTCAGGGAACTTCACAACAGAAGAAGCTAAAGACTTAGCTGACCTTCTTAATGCTGGGGCGCTTCCTGTCCAAATGAAAGAAGTTTATTCTACATCTGTTGGCGCACAATTCGGACAAGATGCATTACAAGAAACTATTTTAGCTGGTATCATCGGTGTTATTGCAATCTTCATTTTCATGATGGCTGTTTACCGTTTACCAGGTGTAGTTGCTTCGATTACACTTGTAGCTTACACTTATTTAGTTCTTCTCATACTGAGTTTATTACACGCAACACTTACTTTACCAGGGATTGCAGGATTGATTCTGGGGATAGGTATGGCTGTTGACGCGAACGTGATCACCTATGAGCGGATAAAAGAGGAAATCAAAGTCGGGAGGTCAACGAAAGCGGCCTTTGAAGTGGGTGGGAAAGAAGCATTCCGCGCGATTTTGGACGGTAACTTAACGACATTGATTGTTGCTGGAGTACTCTTCTATTTCGGTACAAGTTCAATTAAAGGTTTCGCGACTGTACTTATTATTAGTATTTTAGTGAGTTTCTTGACAGCCGTATGGGGATCAAGGTTCTTACTTGGTTTACTAGTGAAAAGTAATTGGCTTAACAATAAACCAGGCTTCTTTGCAGTTAGACGTAAAGATATCCATAATTTACACGAAGGTATTAATAGCTTTAACTTGAAAACACACTTTGACCGTTTTGATTTCGTTAAGCATCATCGTATGTTCTTATCCATTTTCACAGGGATTGTGATTATTGGGATTATTATTTTATCAGTATTCCGATTAAATCTTGGAATTGACTTTGCCAGTGGAACTCGAGCGGAAATTTCCGCGGATAAAACTTTGACGGAGACGCAAATCAAGAAAGACTTGAATGATATTGGTATGCCATCTGATGATATTGTTTTCCAAGGGGCTGACTCGAAAACGGCGGTTGTTTCTTACAAAGGAACGCTATCACAAGATGATGTAGCTAAATTTAAATCTTACTTTGAAGACAAATATAAGCATGAACCAAGCATTAGTACTGTTTCGCCAACTGTCGGGAAAGAACTCGCTAAAAACGGCTTCTTGGCGCTCGGAGTGGCTTCTATATTAATTGTACTCTATATAGCAGTGCGATTTGAGTTTTACATGGGGATTGCCGCGATTCTGTCGTTACTGTTTGATGCGTTTGTCATCTTTATTTTCTTCAGTGTTACGCGGCTGGAGGTCGATTTAACATTCATTGCCGCGGTTCTGACTGTTATCGGTTATTCGATAAATGATACGATAGTCACCGCTGACCGAGTACGTGATATTAGTATGAAGATGCAGCGGTTCAAAACCCAAGAAGAAATTGCGGGTGCAGTTAATAAAGCATTGCGCCAAACTTTCACTCGTTCGATAAACACCATTTTAACGGTTATTTTCACCGTACTTGCTTTAGTGTTATTCGGTAGTGAATCGATTCTAAACTTCTCTATTGCGTTACTAGTTGGACTTGTTTCCAGTGTATTCTCCTCTATATTTATGGCGATGCAACTATGGTACGTATTTAAAGCTAGACAATTACGCAAAAAAGGACCAATTAGCACCGTTAAGAAGAAAAAACAACGCAATAATGGACAACCTGTAATCTAA